From the genome of Oxyura jamaicensis isolate SHBP4307 breed ruddy duck chromosome 2, BPBGC_Ojam_1.0, whole genome shotgun sequence, one region includes:
- the OTULINL gene encoding inactive ubiquitin thioesterase OTULINL isoform X6 codes for MWQKVKIQLMLSMSFLVAVFWYCRRLYGFLAQLLKRWSNYLQSKLIKNHSVLAEVDLLGYSAREWKGETKQAKHMREAYNELFWNYHIKYLRQVKKDNYCVLRAVLFQILSQGIPFPSWMRERDILKLPEKLLYSQGCNWIQQYSFGPERYTGPNAFGKLRKCMETLKTNWIEISGTKDHKERGNLCNALFSDESKEHKLYEAIKFIMLYEVVEAYEQIKNREEPIPHLFSLLLARDTSSDPLSFMMNHLNSIGDSGCLDQVEIFLLGYLLEVKIRVYRLHRFNTEEFQVNYPDEYRREWNEISLLTEDDRYYHIPVIRT; via the exons ATGTggcaaaaagtgaaaatacagcTAATGCTAAGCATGTCTTTCCTCGTTGCTGTTTTTTGGTATTGCAGAAGGCTATATGGCTTTTTAGCACAGCTATTGAAACG GTGGAGCAACTACCTTCAAAGCAAACTCATAA AGAATCACAGTGTGTTGGCAGAAGTTGATCTACTTGGCTATAGCGCAAGAGAATGGAAGGGAGAAACAAAGCAGGCCAAACATATGAGGGAG GCATATAATGAATTGTTTTGGAACTATCATATCAAGTATCTGAGACAGGTCAAGAAGGACAACTATTGCGTGCTAAGAGCAGTACTTTTTCAAATACTCAGCCAAGGCATTCCTTTTCCATCATGGATGAGGGAGAGAGATATCTTAAAG ctccctGAAAAGCTTTTGTATTCTCAAGGTTGCAACTGGATTCAGCAGTACAGTTTTGGTCCAGAAAGATACACAGGTCCCaatgcttttggaaaattaCGCAAATGTATGGAAACATTAAAGACAAAC TGGATCGAAATAAGTGGTACTAAAGATcacaaagaaagaggaaacCTGTGTAATGCACTCTTTTCTGATGAGAGCAAGGAGCACAAACTATATGAGGCCATAAAATTCATCATGCTTTATGAAGTTGTTGAAGCCTATGAGCAGATAAAGAACAGGGAAGAACCTATACCCCATCTTTTTAGCCTCCTCCTTGCTCGGGATACTTCGTCTGACCCTTTGAGTTTCATGATGAATCATCTGAACTCCATAGGTGACTCTGGTTGCCTAGACCAG gttgaaatatttcttcttggaTACTTACTTGAAGTGAAGATTAGAGTTTACAGACTGCATAGGTTTAATACTGAAGAATTTCAAGTAAACTATCCAGATGAGTACCGAAGGGAATGGAATGAGATTTCTCTCCTGACTGAGGATGACCGCTATTATCACATCCCTGTTATCAGAACGTGA
- the OTULINL gene encoding inactive ubiquitin thioesterase OTULINL isoform X3 produces the protein MDGVHPKTHELEKPRRHEVQSWTRATKQSLCLMWQKVKIQLMLSMSFLVAVFWYCRRLYGFLAQLLKRWSNYLQSKLIKNHSVLAEVDLLGYSAREWKGETKQAKHMREAYNELFWNYHIKYLRQVKKDNYCVLRAVLFQILSQGIPFPSWMRERDILKLPEKLLYSQGCNWIQQYSFGPERYTGPNAFGKLRKCMETLKTNWIEISGTKDHKERGNLCNALFSDESKEHKLYEAIKFIMLYEVVEAYEQIKNREEPIPHLFSLLLARDTSSDPLSFMMNHLNSIGDSGCLDQVEIFLLGYLLEVKIRVYRLHRFNTEEFQVNYPDEYRREWNEISLLTEDDRYYHIPVIRT, from the exons ATGGATGGTGTGCACCCCAAAACCCATGAACTTGAAAAACCAA GAAGGCATGAGGTGCAGTCCTGGACAAGAGCTACCAAACAGTCTTTGTGTCTCATGTggcaaaaagtgaaaatacagcTAATGCTAAGCATGTCTTTCCTCGTTGCTGTTTTTTGGTATTGCAGAAGGCTATATGGCTTTTTAGCACAGCTATTGAAACG GTGGAGCAACTACCTTCAAAGCAAACTCATAA AGAATCACAGTGTGTTGGCAGAAGTTGATCTACTTGGCTATAGCGCAAGAGAATGGAAGGGAGAAACAAAGCAGGCCAAACATATGAGGGAG GCATATAATGAATTGTTTTGGAACTATCATATCAAGTATCTGAGACAGGTCAAGAAGGACAACTATTGCGTGCTAAGAGCAGTACTTTTTCAAATACTCAGCCAAGGCATTCCTTTTCCATCATGGATGAGGGAGAGAGATATCTTAAAG ctccctGAAAAGCTTTTGTATTCTCAAGGTTGCAACTGGATTCAGCAGTACAGTTTTGGTCCAGAAAGATACACAGGTCCCaatgcttttggaaaattaCGCAAATGTATGGAAACATTAAAGACAAAC TGGATCGAAATAAGTGGTACTAAAGATcacaaagaaagaggaaacCTGTGTAATGCACTCTTTTCTGATGAGAGCAAGGAGCACAAACTATATGAGGCCATAAAATTCATCATGCTTTATGAAGTTGTTGAAGCCTATGAGCAGATAAAGAACAGGGAAGAACCTATACCCCATCTTTTTAGCCTCCTCCTTGCTCGGGATACTTCGTCTGACCCTTTGAGTTTCATGATGAATCATCTGAACTCCATAGGTGACTCTGGTTGCCTAGACCAG gttgaaatatttcttcttggaTACTTACTTGAAGTGAAGATTAGAGTTTACAGACTGCATAGGTTTAATACTGAAGAATTTCAAGTAAACTATCCAGATGAGTACCGAAGGGAATGGAATGAGATTTCTCTCCTGACTGAGGATGACCGCTATTATCACATCCCTGTTATCAGAACGTGA
- the OTULINL gene encoding inactive ubiquitin thioesterase OTULINL isoform X5, protein MKQRGRHEVQSWTRATKQSLCLMWQKVKIQLMLSMSFLVAVFWYCRRLYGFLAQLLKRWSNYLQSKLIKNHSVLAEVDLLGYSAREWKGETKQAKHMREAYNELFWNYHIKYLRQVKKDNYCVLRAVLFQILSQGIPFPSWMRERDILKLPEKLLYSQGCNWIQQYSFGPERYTGPNAFGKLRKCMETLKTNWIEISGTKDHKERGNLCNALFSDESKEHKLYEAIKFIMLYEVVEAYEQIKNREEPIPHLFSLLLARDTSSDPLSFMMNHLNSIGDSGCLDQVEIFLLGYLLEVKIRVYRLHRFNTEEFQVNYPDEYRREWNEISLLTEDDRYYHIPVIRT, encoded by the exons ATGAAACAAAGAG GAAGGCATGAGGTGCAGTCCTGGACAAGAGCTACCAAACAGTCTTTGTGTCTCATGTggcaaaaagtgaaaatacagcTAATGCTAAGCATGTCTTTCCTCGTTGCTGTTTTTTGGTATTGCAGAAGGCTATATGGCTTTTTAGCACAGCTATTGAAACG GTGGAGCAACTACCTTCAAAGCAAACTCATAA AGAATCACAGTGTGTTGGCAGAAGTTGATCTACTTGGCTATAGCGCAAGAGAATGGAAGGGAGAAACAAAGCAGGCCAAACATATGAGGGAG GCATATAATGAATTGTTTTGGAACTATCATATCAAGTATCTGAGACAGGTCAAGAAGGACAACTATTGCGTGCTAAGAGCAGTACTTTTTCAAATACTCAGCCAAGGCATTCCTTTTCCATCATGGATGAGGGAGAGAGATATCTTAAAG ctccctGAAAAGCTTTTGTATTCTCAAGGTTGCAACTGGATTCAGCAGTACAGTTTTGGTCCAGAAAGATACACAGGTCCCaatgcttttggaaaattaCGCAAATGTATGGAAACATTAAAGACAAAC TGGATCGAAATAAGTGGTACTAAAGATcacaaagaaagaggaaacCTGTGTAATGCACTCTTTTCTGATGAGAGCAAGGAGCACAAACTATATGAGGCCATAAAATTCATCATGCTTTATGAAGTTGTTGAAGCCTATGAGCAGATAAAGAACAGGGAAGAACCTATACCCCATCTTTTTAGCCTCCTCCTTGCTCGGGATACTTCGTCTGACCCTTTGAGTTTCATGATGAATCATCTGAACTCCATAGGTGACTCTGGTTGCCTAGACCAG gttgaaatatttcttcttggaTACTTACTTGAAGTGAAGATTAGAGTTTACAGACTGCATAGGTTTAATACTGAAGAATTTCAAGTAAACTATCCAGATGAGTACCGAAGGGAATGGAATGAGATTTCTCTCCTGACTGAGGATGACCGCTATTATCACATCCCTGTTATCAGAACGTGA
- the OTULINL gene encoding inactive ubiquitin thioesterase OTULINL isoform X1, with the protein MQRRRDRITSKNRGQFTEQEKRSRINHSKRTVGRHEVQSWTRATKQSLCLMWQKVKIQLMLSMSFLVAVFWYCRRLYGFLAQLLKRWSNYLQSKLIKNHSVLAEVDLLGYSAREWKGETKQAKHMREAYNELFWNYHIKYLRQVKKDNYCVLRAVLFQILSQGIPFPSWMRERDILKLPEKLLYSQGCNWIQQYSFGPERYTGPNAFGKLRKCMETLKTNWIEISGTKDHKERGNLCNALFSDESKEHKLYEAIKFIMLYEVVEAYEQIKNREEPIPHLFSLLLARDTSSDPLSFMMNHLNSIGDSGCLDQVEIFLLGYLLEVKIRVYRLHRFNTEEFQVNYPDEYRREWNEISLLTEDDRYYHIPVIRT; encoded by the exons ATGCAGAGGCGACGTGACAGGATTACAAGCAAAAACAGAGGCCAGTTCACTGAGCAAGAAAAACGAAGCAGAATTAACCACTCAAAGAGAACAGTTG GAAGGCATGAGGTGCAGTCCTGGACAAGAGCTACCAAACAGTCTTTGTGTCTCATGTggcaaaaagtgaaaatacagcTAATGCTAAGCATGTCTTTCCTCGTTGCTGTTTTTTGGTATTGCAGAAGGCTATATGGCTTTTTAGCACAGCTATTGAAACG GTGGAGCAACTACCTTCAAAGCAAACTCATAA AGAATCACAGTGTGTTGGCAGAAGTTGATCTACTTGGCTATAGCGCAAGAGAATGGAAGGGAGAAACAAAGCAGGCCAAACATATGAGGGAG GCATATAATGAATTGTTTTGGAACTATCATATCAAGTATCTGAGACAGGTCAAGAAGGACAACTATTGCGTGCTAAGAGCAGTACTTTTTCAAATACTCAGCCAAGGCATTCCTTTTCCATCATGGATGAGGGAGAGAGATATCTTAAAG ctccctGAAAAGCTTTTGTATTCTCAAGGTTGCAACTGGATTCAGCAGTACAGTTTTGGTCCAGAAAGATACACAGGTCCCaatgcttttggaaaattaCGCAAATGTATGGAAACATTAAAGACAAAC TGGATCGAAATAAGTGGTACTAAAGATcacaaagaaagaggaaacCTGTGTAATGCACTCTTTTCTGATGAGAGCAAGGAGCACAAACTATATGAGGCCATAAAATTCATCATGCTTTATGAAGTTGTTGAAGCCTATGAGCAGATAAAGAACAGGGAAGAACCTATACCCCATCTTTTTAGCCTCCTCCTTGCTCGGGATACTTCGTCTGACCCTTTGAGTTTCATGATGAATCATCTGAACTCCATAGGTGACTCTGGTTGCCTAGACCAG gttgaaatatttcttcttggaTACTTACTTGAAGTGAAGATTAGAGTTTACAGACTGCATAGGTTTAATACTGAAGAATTTCAAGTAAACTATCCAGATGAGTACCGAAGGGAATGGAATGAGATTTCTCTCCTGACTGAGGATGACCGCTATTATCACATCCCTGTTATCAGAACGTGA
- the OTULINL gene encoding inactive ubiquitin thioesterase OTULINL isoform X2: protein MASARRPPAGLRVLAGSGRHEVQSWTRATKQSLCLMWQKVKIQLMLSMSFLVAVFWYCRRLYGFLAQLLKRWSNYLQSKLIKNHSVLAEVDLLGYSAREWKGETKQAKHMREAYNELFWNYHIKYLRQVKKDNYCVLRAVLFQILSQGIPFPSWMRERDILKLPEKLLYSQGCNWIQQYSFGPERYTGPNAFGKLRKCMETLKTNWIEISGTKDHKERGNLCNALFSDESKEHKLYEAIKFIMLYEVVEAYEQIKNREEPIPHLFSLLLARDTSSDPLSFMMNHLNSIGDSGCLDQVEIFLLGYLLEVKIRVYRLHRFNTEEFQVNYPDEYRREWNEISLLTEDDRYYHIPVIRT, encoded by the exons ATGGCCTCCGCCCGCCGGCCTCCAGCGGGGCTCCGGGTGCTGGCGGGGAGCG GAAGGCATGAGGTGCAGTCCTGGACAAGAGCTACCAAACAGTCTTTGTGTCTCATGTggcaaaaagtgaaaatacagcTAATGCTAAGCATGTCTTTCCTCGTTGCTGTTTTTTGGTATTGCAGAAGGCTATATGGCTTTTTAGCACAGCTATTGAAACG GTGGAGCAACTACCTTCAAAGCAAACTCATAA AGAATCACAGTGTGTTGGCAGAAGTTGATCTACTTGGCTATAGCGCAAGAGAATGGAAGGGAGAAACAAAGCAGGCCAAACATATGAGGGAG GCATATAATGAATTGTTTTGGAACTATCATATCAAGTATCTGAGACAGGTCAAGAAGGACAACTATTGCGTGCTAAGAGCAGTACTTTTTCAAATACTCAGCCAAGGCATTCCTTTTCCATCATGGATGAGGGAGAGAGATATCTTAAAG ctccctGAAAAGCTTTTGTATTCTCAAGGTTGCAACTGGATTCAGCAGTACAGTTTTGGTCCAGAAAGATACACAGGTCCCaatgcttttggaaaattaCGCAAATGTATGGAAACATTAAAGACAAAC TGGATCGAAATAAGTGGTACTAAAGATcacaaagaaagaggaaacCTGTGTAATGCACTCTTTTCTGATGAGAGCAAGGAGCACAAACTATATGAGGCCATAAAATTCATCATGCTTTATGAAGTTGTTGAAGCCTATGAGCAGATAAAGAACAGGGAAGAACCTATACCCCATCTTTTTAGCCTCCTCCTTGCTCGGGATACTTCGTCTGACCCTTTGAGTTTCATGATGAATCATCTGAACTCCATAGGTGACTCTGGTTGCCTAGACCAG gttgaaatatttcttcttggaTACTTACTTGAAGTGAAGATTAGAGTTTACAGACTGCATAGGTTTAATACTGAAGAATTTCAAGTAAACTATCCAGATGAGTACCGAAGGGAATGGAATGAGATTTCTCTCCTGACTGAGGATGACCGCTATTATCACATCCCTGTTATCAGAACGTGA
- the OTULINL gene encoding inactive ubiquitin thioesterase OTULINL isoform X4 encodes MPSPGETHQGRHEVQSWTRATKQSLCLMWQKVKIQLMLSMSFLVAVFWYCRRLYGFLAQLLKRWSNYLQSKLIKNHSVLAEVDLLGYSAREWKGETKQAKHMREAYNELFWNYHIKYLRQVKKDNYCVLRAVLFQILSQGIPFPSWMRERDILKLPEKLLYSQGCNWIQQYSFGPERYTGPNAFGKLRKCMETLKTNWIEISGTKDHKERGNLCNALFSDESKEHKLYEAIKFIMLYEVVEAYEQIKNREEPIPHLFSLLLARDTSSDPLSFMMNHLNSIGDSGCLDQVEIFLLGYLLEVKIRVYRLHRFNTEEFQVNYPDEYRREWNEISLLTEDDRYYHIPVIRT; translated from the exons ATGCCATCACCTGGAGAAACGCATCAAG GAAGGCATGAGGTGCAGTCCTGGACAAGAGCTACCAAACAGTCTTTGTGTCTCATGTggcaaaaagtgaaaatacagcTAATGCTAAGCATGTCTTTCCTCGTTGCTGTTTTTTGGTATTGCAGAAGGCTATATGGCTTTTTAGCACAGCTATTGAAACG GTGGAGCAACTACCTTCAAAGCAAACTCATAA AGAATCACAGTGTGTTGGCAGAAGTTGATCTACTTGGCTATAGCGCAAGAGAATGGAAGGGAGAAACAAAGCAGGCCAAACATATGAGGGAG GCATATAATGAATTGTTTTGGAACTATCATATCAAGTATCTGAGACAGGTCAAGAAGGACAACTATTGCGTGCTAAGAGCAGTACTTTTTCAAATACTCAGCCAAGGCATTCCTTTTCCATCATGGATGAGGGAGAGAGATATCTTAAAG ctccctGAAAAGCTTTTGTATTCTCAAGGTTGCAACTGGATTCAGCAGTACAGTTTTGGTCCAGAAAGATACACAGGTCCCaatgcttttggaaaattaCGCAAATGTATGGAAACATTAAAGACAAAC TGGATCGAAATAAGTGGTACTAAAGATcacaaagaaagaggaaacCTGTGTAATGCACTCTTTTCTGATGAGAGCAAGGAGCACAAACTATATGAGGCCATAAAATTCATCATGCTTTATGAAGTTGTTGAAGCCTATGAGCAGATAAAGAACAGGGAAGAACCTATACCCCATCTTTTTAGCCTCCTCCTTGCTCGGGATACTTCGTCTGACCCTTTGAGTTTCATGATGAATCATCTGAACTCCATAGGTGACTCTGGTTGCCTAGACCAG gttgaaatatttcttcttggaTACTTACTTGAAGTGAAGATTAGAGTTTACAGACTGCATAGGTTTAATACTGAAGAATTTCAAGTAAACTATCCAGATGAGTACCGAAGGGAATGGAATGAGATTTCTCTCCTGACTGAGGATGACCGCTATTATCACATCCCTGTTATCAGAACGTGA